The nucleotide window AATGTTCTACAAGGTTGATACAGTAATATGGAAGGAAAGATAAAGTTGTCAGTATTATAATCTAACAAGCAACAAAGCAAGCAAAAGTTGGATCCACAATATCATAGTTTTTATCCTACACATCTGGACTTGTGGATTCATATGCTACCTGAAGCATTAATATACTCAAACATCAATATTATAATTATCCTAGGATACCAAATCTAGGTTACTAAATTTGCCAAGTGCATCAAAACAAAAACATTGTTTGATTGTCTGTTTCTGTTTAGTTGCTTCAGATACTGTTTATTACTGCTGCCAAGTTCATCATATTACCAGAATCATTCAGTCCTATCCTCAACCTATCAGGGTGCAAGTCATGTCTTAGGTCACATCCTAATCGAATTAGGAATTCACATAATACTTCTGTTTCTTGGTAAAGAAAATTCAAGTATTTGCAGTGTTTGTCCTTCGTAATGTTGATGTTTGGACAAGTATTGTAGTAATGCTAGTATATAtatcatctcttagttcatttttcTTGGAATGCCTAATAGGAATCTCACATTCCACCGAAAGCTGCATCAAAATTAAGTTGATAGCAATTTTGCAAGTTGGTGTAAACAAGTTGGGAAAGAAAGGAACGAGAGCAAAGTCTCATTTCCCAAGTTTCTACTGTAAGAAGGAACGTTTGGAAGATAAGACCAACATATTACTACAGTATTTTTTTGTCAACTTACACCTACTGCTTCAAGAGAGATGCTTTGCACAGATGGGAACTATGCAGGAAACCAGGAGATGTGATCATTTAGCACTTGGTTATTTGCTATTATCTAGACAATATACCACATGAATTTTTGGCTCTGTAAGGAACGAATGTGTCGGTTGATTGTTTCATCACAATTTGCAGAATGATTTATAGGATACAGAACCAAGATTGCCATAGATTTCTGCTACCTGCGCTGCCTTGGTGCAACTTGTCCATGAACGATAAATGGTGCAGTCACTGCCGCCTACAGTGTCAACAAGTGGAGGCTGCTAGCTTTTCCATGTTCCTTTGCACTGCTCATTCCCCAGGTTTTCCTGGAACAGTGTTCTGGCCAGAGATGGTTTCAAACAAGCATGCTGCTTTCAGAAACTGATGGCCAAATCACGAGACATTCCATTGACTGCTCCCCTTGGTTTGCAGTCCAGTGGTACCGACATCATTTGCCACTTGCTATTAGAAAAACAATAGAGttgttcagaaacaagcaaatgaTGGATTGGATGTGAAGAGTCACCGTGAAACCCTAACAATTGAAGTTGCCAATACAACAGTCCAAACAAACAGTGGATGAATTCACCGTTCGGAAGCACACCAACGTAAATGGACGTCAGAAAGAGGTTCGAGGGGGGGGGAAAAGGAGTCCCGTTCCCGAAGAGCCTTGAGACCATCATTTTTGTCCTTAGCTACAGCAAGCTCTCTTCCTTATCCACACACACCCCACTGCAGTCTCCTCCTTATCCCTGACACAGCGGTGAACCTTTTTATGAGCCTCTCCTCTTTAAAGTCTTCAGGTCGCACACTGGTCAGTAATGATAGCATGATACTGTATCGAGTTCCAAGCTTTTTGTTGTCATCCAGTCGCCCGTTGTTCTGCTGTGTCTTCCCCACCGTTCCTCGTATGTCGCCAGTCGCCTTTCTGATGAGCCATAGAAGGGTAATCCTAGGTCGCCGCTGCTTCCAAATTAATCCACCCTCCCCCCATGCCAGCCTTTTCCAAATCTATCCACTCCCCATACTCCTCCCAATTCACGAAGGACAATCTTGCgcgctctctttctctctctcccgcGCTTATATagcatgtttctttttttttcttattataaataTGCCAATTGGAAAGATCATAAATTGAGTCATCTGTTCATCATTTGTTTACACGCGTTAATAAGCAAGTTAGTGTTGGATCAAAGTTCGTACCTTCTGAATCATTAATCTGATGATAATATTTCAAATTTACTTATCGAATTATCAAATGTTTAAGATTCAAAAACTTATCAAACGTATTTTTGAAAGTATCAGCTAATCTAACAGATAAAATCCTTAACAGTTAGACCGCAAGATTCTGAACTCGATTTCTTATGTAAAAGTGAGGAAACTACACTACAAGGAGCAAAGAAGGAAGCAGATGAAAAGAGAGGAAAGGCGGGAGATAATTGTGATTGATTACGTTTAGTTCATTAAATGACGTCTCAAGAACATCAAAACTTTCATTCGCGTTGTCTCCGTCTCATCCTGGTGCTGAAAGCTTCCCTTTTTACGCCACAGACAGCTGCAGGCAAAGGTCGACCTTGCACGTGTCCGCATTCAAGCGGCTGACGTCGCACCGAGAGTCCCCCGCCGGCCGGATCGCGCGGTCGGGCCTCAGCCCGGGCTCCAGCCCGAGGGTGAGCTCCAACCCCACCTCGCCCTCCTCGGCCGGGCTCAGCTCGCCCTGGCTCACGTGCGACGCTGCATCCGCCGAGAACACGCTCTCGTTCTCCCTGCCGTCACCGTCCCCGCCGCTGCCGCCAGCGTTGGGCTGGGACGCGTGGCTGGCGGCCGACTCGTGGCTGAGGTCGGCCCCAGCGGGCTCTGGCTGCTCGGCGGGCTCGACCGGTGCGGTCGGCGAAGGGTGCGGCTTGGCGCCGGGCCGCTTGAACCGTGTCCGGTTGTTGTTGACCTTGTGGAGCTCGGCGTCCTTGGCGACGTGGCGAATGTCGTAGGCTTTGAGCGGCGGCACCGGCGTGGCCGCGGCGGCCTCGGAAGGGATTTGAACGATGGGAGAACCCTTGAGCACCGACTCCATAGCGGCCTGGCAGAGCTGCCAGCTGCCGGACCACAGCAGCCCGACAGAACCATAGATTGGGTTCACGATCCGCCCGCACGCCTCGTAGAGTAGGGATCGGAATATAGCTGCTCCAAAGCACGAACCACAACGACGAATCAGCATGGAGACAAGACGTTATCAAGAAGACGAGGCGTCGGACGCGGGTGTGTGGGTTACCAGGGCGGAGGTGTTCGGGGCCGGCGTTGATGAGGTTCATGAGGCCGGCGCGGCCGTAGAACTTGGCGAGGAAGACGGTGGCATTGGCCTGCGACTCCGGGTTCCTGATCCACTCAAGGCATGGCCGGATGCTGCAGTCATCGCTGCACCCTTTGCGCAGCACCCTGCACCCGTTACAGCTCATCCTCATGCTGCTATCTATCTTCCGCTACCCTGCAGCTGCAGTGTGATCGAACCACTCTCAACCGGCTGAAGGAGAGATGGGGAGGGAGGAGGGGAGGTTGATATGACTGCAGGAGAGAGAAGGGCGTAGAAGGAGGAATATATAGGAGGGAGGGGCATTGGGTTTTGGCCAGTGGTTTCCACAGTAGGAAAGCAGGTTCGGTGCACATTACACGAAAAATAAAGAAAGCAGCGGGCTGCCGTCCGCGTGCTTTCCGCACTCTTACGTCTCCGCGTCCATTGGAGCTGGGAATCCACCACCGCACCCGATGCCTCTCTCTCACGCACCGGAAACAAAGGAAGAGACGTGGCGACGCAGGATGCAAGGCGTGGAAACGGGTCCAAATCCGGCGTGAATGGCATCTCAGCGCGTGGCATCCACGTTCGGCTCACGACCCCCTGCGTCGGTATCGCCGCATAGAACCTGGAACGCCCCCAGCCACAAAAAGATGGAAAGTtccagagcgagagagagagagagagagagagagagagggttagaAGAGATAAAAAGCAGCACAACTCATTTTCTgtccaccccctcccccccctctctctctctctcttacagatGGAGCCAATGTCACAGAGAGGAAAGTAAAAGATAACGAAaagtcacctctctctctctctctctcgctcgctgttGACACTCCTGGTTTTGTGGAAGTGACACAAGAGGAGGTTTGTGGTTTCGGGGCGTGACTGTGGGCGCCGCAGAGGGGCGACGCGAGTCAAGCGGTTTTGTGTTGTCATGCTCATCCTAACGCTCCCCTGACCACCCTATCACGCGTCCTCcaatctttcctttctttcctaaGATACATGCATAATCTAGCTTGACTACACACTCTTGACCGTGGGAATGGACTGTAACcgtttttattaaatatttaatttaataataatataactgttctcattatcattcataattcattatcaggaatttaaataattttaatttttttattctttatacatgaaatcattattattaaattaaatatttaatataattaaagttcttaattattgtccaaacgttacaaatttgaattaattcttgaacgttatgatttggtgataataaatgttcttgatgggagaacatctatatatataagaattttgGTCTTGGGTTTAATCatttctttgaagcgaaaggctttcctacaccatctaaagcgagagttctgagccgagaagtaccaaagttcaagaagaaacctctgtagaaattcttAGCGACAATAGCTgaaggtacgctattttgtttccgcatcagtttttattatgtttatattataatgatttagaaacataagttggtttcagtgatttcttacatttggtatcagagccttttgacctctaccttgatacgaaagagttttcattttttatgccatgaaaatgatttgattttggtttcttcttggaaacttcttgatatatttttattgaaaatcataaggaaatatcattttcaacattttagttggtaaaatgctcatattatgtatgcatatttagttatattaaattatgcttatgagcaaattttttatgtttaaaatgtctagtgatctatataatcttaattaattaagaattagccacaacatccttaattaattaaaattatatataaagttaaaataaggatcatataaataattatacatcatattgtgactgattatatttcatataataattgttatcccataggatcttttattatatttaatataattaatcaggataaaatatcatattattttcataatttacccataagattatgaattggaatataatttgatagttttatcataaagaccatatgaatctatttgaattaagaatttagccgacagacaatttttatgtcatgagattcatattttttgcatgtttcacattggtaaaacatgtaatttagtctattaagcttcaaattttgacataagcatgtttgattttatgcagtttctcaaactgttaatttctctgatattcgatgtgatattcatgAACCTAATGGtgatgataactataagatatggaaggagagggttctccttcatttagggtggatggatatcgattatgctatcaggaaagacgaaccacctatagtcactaatactaacactccaactgagatcatgttatatgagcgatgggagcgatccaatcggctcagcgtgatgtttatcaaaactaagatgactgctggcatacgtggttctattgaccagcatgaaaatgtccgagacttactaaaagctattgatgaacaatccgtcacttcggataaggcactagcaagtacccttattatgaaattttcatcccttagactcaccaacataaagggtgtgcgtgagcacataatgcaaatgcgagatattgcggctcaacttaagaaacttgaggttaatatgtcagaatccttcttggtgcactatattctgaacacccttccacctcaatataacccttttaaaatttcatacaatacacataaggacaaatggtcaatcaatgaattaatgaccatgtgtgttcaagaagaagagaggctagtgatggaattgggtgagaatgcattagtagtaaccactcgagggaaaaacaaaactgacaaacatcaagccaatcagaaagctcatcagcagggaaaaggtaaaataccaccccaagatgatatcaagaaagaagtaaagtgtttcttttgtaaaagaaagggacacgtgAAGAAAgaatgcacgaaattccaacaatggcttgaaaagaaaggtaaaccaaccttatatgtatgttatgaatctaatatggtcaatattaatattaacacctggtggattgactctagatcaacaatccatattgcaaactctttgcagggtatgcaaaacctaaggaagccagtgggaagtgagcaaagcatcttatcaagaaataagatgggctcacatgtggaagcaattggaacatgcattttaactttaagtagtggttttgttttaaaattggaaagaaccttttatgtaccaagtttctcacgaaacttaatttctatttccaaactcgtaccatttgggtattcctttaattttaaagaaacatcattttgtttattacataaatctgattgtgttgggaatggtattttgtctgatggtctttaccgtattttattacaaaatgataatactcaaagttcaatgcatgttcacgctggcattaagaggtgtaatattaatgaggactcctctatattatggcatcggatattaggacatatctccatagagaaaattaagagattagttaaagatggggtacttagtactcttgattttactaattttaagacttgtgtggactgtattaagggaaaccagaccaataagtccaaaaaggatgctaataggagttcagacttattagagataattcatactgatatatgttgtccagacatggacatacatggtcagaaatacttatctcctttatagatgattactcacgatatatgtatatatatttgcttcataacaaaaatgaagcattggatgccttcaaagtctttaaggctgaagttgacaaccaatgtggtaagcaaattaaaattgtgagatcagagaaGGGTGGAGAATAttttggtagatatactgaaaatggacaagcacctggtccttttgctaagtttcttcaagaatatgggattattgcccaatacactatgcctggttctccaaacCAGAATGGTGttacagaaagaagaaaccgaaccttattagacatggtgcggagtatgcttagcaactccagtcttcctaagttcttgtggattgaggcactaaagacggctgtgtatatattaaaccgagttccaactaaggctgtccaaaagacaccatttgaactatggaaaggttgaaaaccgagtttgcgacatatgcgcatttggggatgtccgtctgaagtcaggatatataatccacaagagaagaaactagacccgaggactgttagtgggtatttcattggatatgccgaaaagtccaaaggttatagattctattgtccatctcacacaactagtattgtggaatcaagaaacgctaaatttcttgaggatgatgtgattagtgggagcaatcatttcaagaacatagtttccgcacatgatcatatagaatctcaaccttccacatcaaatgacagattggttatagttcatagcactccttaagtacaaactagtgctgaacaaccaatcattgaaattccacaagttgttgatagtattctaatagatcaagcagttcaggaattacaataagcttctgaacaactagttgaaccacaagttcctcaaggaaccattggtacaacattaagaagatctactagaaataaaagatcagtaattcCTAGTGAATATGTTGTATATttacaagaatctgattataatattggaggcaaaaatgatcctgaaacattttcacaagccatgagttgcaaagagtcaaatttgtggcatgatgccatgaaagaagagatgaattccatgataagcaatggagtttgggatcttgtagagttgcctaatgaagcaaaggctattggttgcaaatgggtctttaaaactaaaaaagattcgttaggcaacattgagagatacaaggcaagacttgttgcaaagggatttactcaaaaagagggaatcgattatacggagacgttttctcctgtatGTAAGAAAGGTTCTCTACgtataattttggcattagttgctcattttg belongs to Musa acuminata AAA Group cultivar baxijiao chromosome BXJ1-11, Cavendish_Baxijiao_AAA, whole genome shotgun sequence and includes:
- the LOC135596594 gene encoding LOB domain-containing protein 40-like, whose protein sequence is MRMSCNGCRVLRKGCSDDCSIRPCLEWIRNPESQANATVFLAKFYGRAGLMNLINAGPEHLRPAIFRSLLYEACGRIVNPIYGSVGLLWSGSWQLCQAAMESVLKGSPIVQIPSEAAAATPVPPLKAYDIRHVAKDAELHKVNNNRTRFKRPGAKPHPSPTAPVEPAEQPEPAGADLSHESAASHASQPNAGGSGGDGDGRENESVFSADAASHVSQGELSPAEEGEVGLELTLGLEPGLRPDRAIRPAGDSRCDVSRLNADTCKVDLCLQLSVA